A region of Diospyros lotus cultivar Yz01 chromosome 3, ASM1463336v1, whole genome shotgun sequence DNA encodes the following proteins:
- the LOC127796594 gene encoding uncharacterized protein LOC127796594, whose product MRSLSTVGVGLSVIFGCLALALVAEIYYLLWWKKRRITNQSRRESFCTFFWKRKRAPPSTAAIAAAQELCSSVAIAVEEPQPLLYAPHPNWPKTLQENDADSQLPRLQPRFLFTIKEESEEDLESDENGEEGSRSRSLNELLLLTVETPFVTPLASPSYFTPPLTPSSRHHHHYQHGFSPLSRSLTDAEFNRMRSSPPPKFKFLKDAEDKLYRRMLMEEAEKEQLHMIDGSGQGAKADEFITLIVAKNKDSSSSQVLPLPSSPPTFRPPIINKKPVSHHQISSIK is encoded by the coding sequence ATGAGATCTTTGAGCACAGTAGGAGTTGGATTGAGTGTCATTTTTGGGTGCCTTGCATTGGCTCTTGTGGCTGAGATTTACTACTTGCTTTGgtggaagaagaggagaatCACCAACCAGTCCAGAAGAGAGTCCTTCTGTACGTTCTTCTGGAAGAGGAAGCGGGCGCCGCCCTCGACGGCGGCCATTGCCGCCGCCCAGGAGCTATGTTCGTCGGTGGCAATAGCAGTGGAAGAGCCACAGCCCCTCCTTTATGCCCCCCATCCAAATTGGCCCAAAACCCTCCAAGAAAATGATGCAGACTCTCAACTCCCTAGGCTGCAACCAAGATTTCTCTTCACCATCAAGGAAGAATCAGAAGAAGATCTAGAATCAGACGAAAATGGAGAGGAAGGGTCGCGAAGTAGAAGCTTGAATGAGCTGTTACTTCTCACGGTGGAGACTCCATTTGTGACCCCTCTAGCTTCACCCTCATATTTTACTCCTCCCCTTACCCCAAGCAgccgccaccaccaccactaccAGCATGGATTCAGCCCTCTTTCTAGATCACTAACTGACGCGGAGTTCAACAGGATGAGGTCTTCACCACCCCCAAAGTTCAAGTTCTTGAAAGACGCTGAGGACAAGCTTTACAGAAGAATGCTGATGGAGGAAGCTGAGAAAGAGCAGCTTCACATGATTGATGGGTCCGGTCAAGGAGCCAAAGCTGATGAATTCATCACTCTAATTGTTGCAAAGAACAAAGATTCAAGCTCTTCGCAGGTGCTTCCTCTTCCATCTTCTCCTCCAACTTTCAGACCACCCATCATCAACAAGAAACCCGTTTCACATCATCAGATCAGCTCCATCAAGTGA